The genomic region aaaaacaaactatttatttttctttgtattgtCGAAGTTTTATAGAATGATTCGCAGATTGTCAAGTTTTTTGTCTGATTAATGTTAatcattttatcttatttttttattttatccgaCAGCCTGTGCCACCAACCAATGTTTGAAATAGTAAATAGATCTTTGAAACAAGACTCAGCATTAGATATTTTTTCAATATGATCTCCAAAATTACCAACAATTCCGAACGTTTGATAATACAGAGGCTGAGTACGTTTTACTAAAAATTCGGTCATGCCCTATCTCACGGCTGATCATTTTGACAATAATAGTAGTGattctactgaaaaaaaaacacactttgtgTTAAGGTTATCATGTTCAAACAAACAGGGAGGATGTAGATTCTTCGAACATGATAACCTTAAGATAAAGTACGTATGAATATAAAGGTCAAAGTAAAAGCTACTCACGTGAGAGCCAGGCAATACGTAACAGGATCTCTATCTGAAAGAGTGAAACAGGTTACACGTACTAATCTTCTTCCATGATGTGGAAGCTCTACAACTTTATACGTCAAGCAGCTTGAGAATTAATATATATTCACAGGTCTTCACCTGTTACAAGATTCTGCACTTTGCTAACTACGGGCAGCGTACGAATTGTTGTTGGTCACTTTATGGATGTTCTTAGCGAcccatatttattaatattcctttgttttctgaTACCATTAATTATAGGGGAGTCCTCCCTCTTAGAAGTTATTTTAATTCAGCGTATAACAAACTcagtacattaatattaatatagacGTTTCACAGTtgatgatttttatttctttgcaatACTATTTAGTTCATTCAATTttttcaggtggttaaggctctcgactcgtaatctgagggtcgcgggttcgaatccctgtcaaactaaatatgctcgcccttacagccgtgggggcgttattatgtgatggtcaatcccactattcgttggtaaaaaagtagctaagaattggggtgggtggtgatgactagctgcatttcctctagtcttacactgctaaattagggacggctagcgcagatagccctcgtgtagctttgaacgaaattcaaaaacaaacaaacaattattcttttTCAAGCAGTAGCAATTTCCTACAGGTTACGAAAGGCGAAACGCGTtttaactataacatatttatcaTTCACAAATATCTTCGAGTGATGATCTTAAATCTCCCAAcaatattgaaaatatgaaaaacaaacagttcttctTAACGCAGACAGTTCTGTACAATACCACTTTTGAAGTTGCTCCTGTCCCAGCTCCCACGTCCAATATCCTGCCACTTTTCTCTTTTAGAAAGTTCATCAACTCCGTCACAATTACGAACCAATTTTCAGcttcatattttattatgaacTGCAAAACAGGTTGAAAAGTATCCATTAAATAATGTATAGATAcattttattatgatataaaataaaccacATTACTGAAGTGTTATCTTGTTTCTGGAATTTCTTTCATCTATTGTACCAATACCGAGTCTCTTGAAATGTAAGACTACAGTAAATATCTAAACGaatggtttaaaaatattaaagtattatttctaACTCAAGTTACAAAAACCATTGTAAAAAAAATAGCGTTTTATAATGCATTCGAATCATATTGCTATCAGTTCTTTACGTTGTTAACCATGAAAACGTTGAAGGAATTTCACAATGGCCTTACAGCTTTTGTCATATAATTCTTAGTATATTAGTTAAGAATATTTCGTTGCATCATTGTCAAGAAGTACAATAGCCGTGttaatgacaaataaaatactaaaaagtaCATCAGGTTACCTTTTCATAGTAATCTGCATGTTTATCATAAATTTCGCATGTTTTTTCTGGCGGCATAATTTCTCTATGAGTTGCTTCAAACAGAAATGCTTCTTCATCGTTTTCTGTGTCACAGTAATGATGGCTCTGAGCATGTTCACATGTACACGGGTTTGTGTCATCAGACTCAATCCTCCTGCAGTGTTCGTCACTTTGACAGCTTCCATCGGTGTCTTTATTGTGACCACTTGCACAGTTTTCGTCAGACTTACAGCATCTTTTCATACTGCTATTAGGTTCATCTGGTTGTGTATCACCATGGTGACACTCTGTTGACGACATCGCTTTGACAATAGAGGTTGCTAAGATGCAGTTGCTAAGTTATCTGATGTTGTGCATGAAAACCAAACACTACAATATCGTATCTCCTTAACTCTTGCCCTGTAAACAAATTACTGTAGTCgttgaactaaaaataaaaaaggacgGTTGAAATATAATCAAACAGAAAGTATTAATTGTAAATATGAATATCGCTAAATATGATGAAACCCGTTTACCtacatattaacatttctttaataCCAATGTTACGTATTTATAGTATACCGTAAGTTACCTCTGTGACCTTTTTTCCACttattaatataacttatcttAAAGTATGTAACATTTTACCATTTTACTAAGTTAAAGTATTCGTTACAATAGCAGGCCAGATTTACAGATATAATTATTTAGATAAAcgttcataaaaatataaaatgaaagaaaaaaattaaagattattaCTTACAAAATTGATAACATGGAGGCATATCTTTCTCAGTACCAGTACGTCATTATGGAACAAATTAACAACGTACTGCaaataattaactatttaacataagttataatatttaaatgtaaccAACATCTTACAAAACAGGAATCATTTCGACTTATGAATacaaataatcattaaaaaaaaacaagcgaGTTTTATGGTTACGCTTAATGCCGTtgtcatttctttattataatttttcgaCGAGAAAAAATTAGCACTTACGAACGGCTTAAATGAAGtgataaaaatctttattttaatattacgttatttaaaatttaatggtGGGTTCACTAGACACGGTCAGCAACTAATATAACCGAATGCCGAAAGTACACTCTAGTGTTAACGTTCAGGTTTAGGAGTGTTCCTTTACGTGCAAACTCGCCATAAGCGTGTCTCGCTAAGTTACAGTTTTGCACGTGCTGTATGGTTATTATCGTTATTATATCATTATACTGAGTTGTATCTTCCCATTACGAagtatataaatagtaataatatatattatacatacacaGCTACCTTTTCGTTGCgtgttttaaattcttttatcTTCCTGAGTACAGTTTAAAGGCTATAACTTGTACTAACCTCAAATATGGAGCCAGTGGTATGTTCGCCAAGTTTTAATGCTTCCCTCGACGTACATTAGACGCATGTGTGAAAGGCCCTGTAAAGCTAGCCAATCATAGCGCACGAACGCTTAGGTAAATTGCAGTCGCAATTGTACTAATAGTAATAGTGAGCAAACAGTATAATCCAATCATACATTTAGTTAAACAAATAgctttacttatatatatttatatgtctttGTATAGATGTAAGCGATTATTGGAGAACAAACATCTGTGTTCCATATTTTACTGGTGATGGGTGTAGAGCGGAAGTTACGCCCACTTATCTACCTGGATGTGAAGTGACAAAGCACTGACGGATACCTCATATTTTGGGCGACCATAGTAatggaaatatatgtatatatatatatatatatacacacacacatatatatgtgaaTCATTTCTATATCTATACTTGATCAGCAAGGACGAACCCCCTAAGTAAATTGCACCAAGTGGTTTGAAGCGTTAAAAACGCTTCTGCTGGGAGTATTTAAGATTTGATGACCGTTTCTTTAGTGGACATTCGTACAGAATTCGTGTTTACAGCTTCTATTTGGATACATCTTACGGTTTTCTAACTGACATTTACACTATATAGAATAAGAATTAAAACTAACTTATAACAATGCTTTGTTAATCTCAGGTTTTAGTTTTTGCCTCAGGAATCTCTCTCCTCTGAAGATATTCTGTTCCTGATCGCTAAATACTAAGGGAATTATATCTTAGGGTTGTGCATCGTTTACGGTCTTTTATTACAGTAACCCGTTTCAAAGCCATGTTGACTCCCTCGTAatggtacagcgataagtttgtttttcaatttcgcgcaaaggtacatgagggctatctgcgctagccgtcactaatttagcagtataagactagagggaaggcagctagtcatcaccatccaccgccaactcttgggctacccttttaccaacgaataatgggattggccgtcacttttataacgcccccactgctgaaagggtaagcatgtttggtgtgaccgggattcgaatccgcgaccctcggaattacgagtcgagtgccttaaccacctggccatgccaagcaaCAGCGATATGTGTTTCTGGAATTACAACGCCTATGCGTACAAACCGTGTGCAGCATTCTGTATGAGGAGAAACATTTCTTCCCTTGGTGTGTATAGTCCAAGGCATGAAAACAGTTTCATATATCGCGAGACATTCATTTCACTAATTCATAATAAGAGTATTGGGCACGAAAACCttaattaatactgttaatataaaCTAGTTAAATGACGCTGATATTTAAAGTCTAGCATAATGTTGCTTGTCGCTACTCTTAAGTAACTGGGAAGAGGTACTTATCCATATTTTCATCATATATGATATAGCGAGACGGTGAAGTCGGTAACTTATTCCTATTCAGATTTTTCCTTGACATTATCATATGCTATGTATACAAGAGCCTGTCGTTAATTGTTTGTGTAGTTGTGTACAAAATTTGAGCGTTCATTTCTAGGTATTTTGTATGTAGCAACGAGTATCGAATGTTGTATTGGTTGTAATTGTCTTTTGAACAGCGCTGGTGAAATGTTTATCCATGGTGGACGGGCGTATTCAATTATTGGTTGTACGTAATGTTTGTATATTCTAATACTATTCTGTGGTAAGTTTCTGAATTGTTAGCTGACAAAATATTGTCATAATTTGCTCGTCTCCACATTTTGGTTCGAATCTGGTTAATATggattttccatttttatttagaGTCATATGTGATACCTAAAATTTAGGTGATGTGGCAGTACAGAAAAGAGTTCCATGAACATATATTTTTGGTATGTTTCTTACAGATTTTGTTCTATTAGAATATAACACTTTTTGTGTTTTAGGAAAGTTGATTTTAACTCTATATTTTTGgcaatactatattatttaatttaatacgGATAGTACGTCTCTATCTACTATGGACGATATTGGAGCTCTTGCAAATTGCCACGCCATCTACAACTTGCGAACTGTGACAGAAATTTGCGGTTTTTATGTCACTAACATAAAGGATAAATAAAAGGACGCTAAACACCCTTTCCTGGGGGGTCGCTTGTCTCTGAAGTAAAGTACTCTCAATAGGTGCCCCCCACATAAATTCTACATTTTTTGCTGTCAATAAATCTATAGTTTAATAATTCCTCATAATAGGTCcttaaattattgtgttttacaataaCATGCTTTCTTAACATCGAAAAAAATCTGTATTAGATATACAAAACAGTTTAGTGTAAGTGttattgttcagtttattttgttacttaatgaTGATTTAATTTTATGACAAGTGTTGCAGATGGATTGTGAGAATCAGTCTAGTATCTAGATGAATACTCCATACTACCTGGGATATCTTGAGACCATGTGTATGAAGGTATTAATATACgacttgtatattaaaaatttgGAGGAACTAGAgagaaaaaccaaaaacagaCTGCTGAAGCAACTGCAGTCATCACAAGAGCTCAAGGGAAAATATATCAATCCTTTTAAAGTCTCGACTTCGTTAGGCTGCAGAGGCGATTGGACAACACAAACAGCTTTAGCAAGAAATAGAACCAAAATGTTTAGCGTTAAAAACACAATGCAATTAAGGCAAAGAAAGCAGAAATAAAGATCTTGAAAAAGCATCGTGTTTAACTAACACGGACTGTTGGACAAAAGAAAGataaagaaggaaaacaaaaggaaaattggatattgaaaaaaaatgagaTCACCCCAAATGAATTACACAGGGTAAGCTAAATTCGTTTATCACTAAGCGAGGTTAACAAGATGTTCAAAAATTTAGTCTAACAAAAAACGTATAGTTAAGTACGAAGGTTTCAATAGTGTGAACAATTGAATTCACGTTGTCAGACTTCAACGACAACAGTGTGACAGACTATCTAATGCAATAACTAAAATAAGGTGATGACTTTTGAAAGATTTGTCATAGCGGCAGAAAAAcaaacaggcccagcatggccaggttgttaaggcactcgacttgtaatctgaggattcgcgtgttcgaatccccgtcacaccaaacatgctcgccctttcagccgtgggtgtgttataatgtaacggtcaattccactattcgttggtaaagtggtaaaagagtagcccaagagttggcggtgggcggtgatactagctgccttctctctagtcttacactgctaaattagggacggctagcgcagataaccctcgtgtagttttgcgcgaaaattcaaaacaaataaaaaataaaacagtttacgAAATTAAATTTCAGTAACAAATAACGTATGGCGATAGACTTGTTTCATAATTGATAATCTTTAATACATCTTGAATTAAAGTCAGATAATATATCTGGGTGATAGAAATATTAACAAACCATGAATGAAGATCTAATACATGAAACTTGTGATAAATAACAACGACGTATGGTACGTACTTTAACTGTtgaaattattagtataatttCAAACTATAtgagatttttttgtttatttactagaTTCTGAAAGCTGTTTATGTTGCGTTATTTATGTTCTTAGAGCTAAAGTTCATGAAATGTATctgagaaaatgaaatttatctgGGAGTTCGTTTAACACGACTATAATCTAACATTCTGATCTTAACCTGCTTGATGTGTTTGTTGTggaacgcaaagctacacgatgggctactTGGATTGTgtccaccgcaggtatcgaaactaagttttaacaatataagtcGCCAGTATTACGTATCTCGATTTCACATATAcgaacaatacaatttataataacagttattacaaataattattacgaACAATAATttctatacaaaagttttacaaacaatacagtCTCCTATCCAATCCTGAACTTCCTtaatatcttatcgagggttcacgacgatcgaattaattctgaattgatatagTTACAATTCATTTACTCAGCTCTTAGCTGATCATGTGAGTTTTTCAATATtaaagttaaactgtttgtaatgttcgaaacgTGTAAACTTTCCTGGTCTGATATccgtagtttcccgattaataagtgttaattacagttataccttccgaggtttatagtataccaactgtagcaaaccaacaatatatactgtctataCGAGCGTCGCGTTGGTTTATGAGTTTGGGAAAGATTCTAGAAGTTTCATATACGTTGtttattcttacactcaagaatgttcaacaactttagtgaataggctgGAATTTCGCAATAAAGATCGAACAGTATAAGATGCaggcatttctaaatatataataaactgaaaaaaacccATCGGTATtcaaataaatacacaataatcACTGGGGGGTAGAATCTGCTTGAGAGATTGTAATAAGATTATAATTTAATAGTCTGCCTGTGGGTGCAGTCTGTCTGTCAGTTTCCAAACGTTCTTAGCAAACTAGGAAGATCGTATTCTGTGTGTGCATTGTAGTTAATCACCTGGAAGGAGATATTGTAATTTCCAAGTATCATTGtactagtttttatttatttattatctttcctACTCTTTATTCACTGCAGAAACTGGTTTGATGAGATTAGTATGAAGATGTTTAGAATTTTGACtcattttatcaaattattcGCACAGATGTTAAAGAGAATAATATAGAACGATATTTAATTTACATTGAATGTAATAAAGTACGTATTCATATACTAACCATTACTGTTTTTACTGTTAATTTGGAGATGCTTTATTTACTAAGAAGCCAGACAATGAAACAAGAAATGTAGTTGAACCATTATTAAAGTACTCTTTATCACATGGGAAGAAAATCTGAGTACTGTGACTCAAAAACGGATTCTTTACACACCATTATTCATGCTAgccttcaaattaaaataaaccaacTCTGATAGAAAGGTGAATCAAAGtgaattaaataaagaaaagctacgaaaaagttaataaaacctTGAAAGGTTCTTCAACATTCTGTGAAGAAAGTACGAAAATACTGtttttgagattttttaaaatttaatattgtaggTATATGACATAGTTAAATCGCTATATGTGTTCTCTGTTTAATGATAAATAGCTATACATGTCATCTGTTTAatgttaaagtaatattatttagtcTCGAAGTATATAAAAAAGACACGATGTGGTGCTTTGAATgttatgattgtttatttttatgtttacaacGTTTCGAGGTTGGAGCAGCAATACTCTTCGGCCATTATAgctaaataaaattacattaacaacagATTTTTGTGAGATGATGactattgttttgtaaataatgaaaattgTTTACGCCTTTGAAAATCGTTATATAAATTTGTCAAGGATAGAGTTTTCTAACTGATTAAATGTGTGCGAAGTGATTTGCGCACGACGAAGCTAATCTGGTTTATACAGTTTCTGATTATTTTAATACACGCATAAACTTAAGCCACATCAACGTACCTTCGTTTTATTCTTGTAACAAAGAATGCTACTGTGGACTGTAATCACCAAATACGTTTATTCGACAAACACCACTTTTACCCAAACAGAAatgaaaaaaccaacaacaaagtaaataaaacaaatattgtctcacaacaacccctttcaaacatgtggtcagcttccggtcagttacctctttctttgtgagcctgacgatgaccgaagaaggtcgaaacgttgttcgctcttctatgtaaaatattttctcaacccaaacgagccgtttttgcatataaatttctcaacaagtgggtttctcgacatcactaatccGTTTCTATTAACAGTAGTTATATTCGAACTACGAAATTACTTACTAGCTATTTGAAACGCTTATGCGAAACACATCTTCAAAATGatcgtattttttaaaaattggttACATGATCAACTATAACTGACgactataattttctttttcctattGCAGATGGAAATTCATTTTATGTCATGAATCTCAAGTCACTTTATAACAATATACACGGtctataacattaaatttcaaaGTTCATAAATGTGGATATAaagatgtttgaaaataaaattgaagcttttgcttgtagttaagcacaaagatacacaatagactatatgtactctgcccatcacgggtatcgatacccggtttctaacattataagtctGCAAGCATACCGCTGTACGTAACTAGGGGCAGAATAATGTCATGATATTAAATGTACAAGAAGCACATTATAAGCGGAAGTATTATTAAAAGGATAACCGTAGtagacaatttttaaatatatgatattaaacagaTAAGGTATTTCACTACTTTTAATTCATTGGTACTTGCGTAACGTTCAATGTTAAaactcataattaaaaaaaaaacaattattattttttacataattctaAAAATGAGTCTGTTTCCaatctaaatattacaataaatacaaataacatactATGCTGAggtagaaaataaaaatcattcgATGTAACTAGAAAACAGTTTCATACACTATGCACGTCTTTCACACTTCTTAGGCCTAGCATGATATAATGGGTAAGATACTAGACCGGTATTATGCAGGTCACTATGCTTACCATTTCAGACGCGCAGGCGTTACATTGTGAAAGTCAAACGTACTCTTTGTTGTCAAAGGAACGCTccaaagttggcagtgagtgatccTGACCCTCTTGTCTTCCCTCTAAACTATtgcttcaaaattaaagatggcgaATTCACACAGCTTTCGAAtggctttgctcaaaattcaagaCGCAGTAATACCAATGTAGCTCCATCTACCAAACGTTAGCAAAACTAGAAAATGTTGCTGTCTTTTAAACATAATGAGTCATTAAGTTTTATTTGACACAGTGTCATGGAAGTATAGAAAAGGTcgctttatttttctttttgaccATTGATTTTATGTTTAGAAGAAtagttatagttttaatttttttgatttATAGAAAAGTAATTCTCTATTTGTTTAATAGTATTTttgtaattgtgttttttttatcgaattttgtgcaaagctattcgaaggccATTGTGCCCATcaacttataatttttaaatgatatactGGATGGAGGCAGCTATTCCACAACACTCACAAACTACTTGTTAATTACTCTTTTACGATTAATGTCATTTTATTGATTATTTGGTAATGCTCCCCAAATTTGTTCCATTTTCTTCATTAACTTGGCATAAACCTTGAAAACCAGGATCCAGTCCGACACAATTTCTGACTGAAGAGGTTTGCTCTACTTGAAAAAATACcactgttttaaatttattaaaaacaaattagatactattagtattattatatatatttataaacattgcaTATTGCATCTacaatggcctggcatggccaagcgcgtaaggcgtgcgactcgtaattcgcgggttcgcgcccgcgtcgcgctaaacatgctcgccctcccagccgtgggggcgtatgatggacggtcaatcccactatttgttggtaaaagagtagcccaagagttggcggtgggtggtgatgactagctgccttccctctagtcttacactgataattagggacggctagcacagatagacctcgagtagctttgtgcgaaattccaaaaaacaaacaaacaagcatctaCAATATTTCCAACAATATGAGAATTATTTTTTAACGAAAATACCAGTTTGCTCTTCTTCAAAGCATTCGTATTTtcagatacttttttttttttctgtagttaaatgcatggccaagcgcgtaaggcgtgcgactcgtaatccatgggtcgcgggttggcgcccgcgtcgcgctaaacatgttcgccctcccagccgtgggagtgtataatgtgacggtcaataccactatttgttggtaaaagagtagcccaagagttggcggtgggtggtgatgactagctgccttccctctagtcttacactgctaaattagggacggctagcacagatagccctcgagtagctttgtgcgaaattccaaaacaaacaaactgtagttaaacacaaagttacacaacgagcTTCCTTACTGAgaccaccacgagtattgaactCCGGTTGTTTAGCGTTAAAAGCCTTTAAATTTAATCTGAGCCACTAGAAGTTGTCCGATCTCACAGTATCAACATGAAACTTTATTCACacgaatatttcttttttaaatttaaatttttacgtACTTAAAGCAAGTTAATAGTAATTTCTAATAACGATTTGTGCATCCTAACATTCAACATGTAGGACATGGGATGACATGTTTGtcacttataattttttttattgttatgattttgTGGTGAACACAGTGCAAATAGCTCAATCTATAGctttttgttaaaaatagaaCAAACAATACTATAGTTTACCATTAATACGGCAGTGCAGTTCCATGAAGTATATTGTCATGTCCAGAGATATGTATCACAGCAGTTCTGGAAATTAGAAAGATATTCATAGAGTCAAAGAATGTGGTATTTAAAACAACTGAATCTTTAATGTTCTACATGGAAATAGAAAAACTCGCACAACAAAGCATCTAGGAAAAGCAGCAGGTTTCGAAACCacacttcaaaataattttgaacaacaCCTTTATCTACAAAGTGAACATTATGTTACCAAAGGAGAATTCTCCAACTGAAAAAGTCATTGAGGACGTGATTAATAATGTAACGAATAAAGACTTTATGATGATCAAGTTTCCGAAAATTGATCGCTTAAAGATTTCAGTTACATCTTGGAATCAATGTCTATTTTAATGAAGAAGAAGATAGCTGAATCAATTTGAATCACAGAAATCCCATTAAACCACACTTGTAAAGCCTCTAGATGCAAATTCATTATAGTTTTAAGCTTTTGGCCTCcttaaacattgtttttgaagCCGACGTTCTCCTACAGAACAAGTTTTATAAAACGTTTGGCAACGTGTATGTCATAACTTTGACTTCATCATCCTTTACAGAACAGTGTTATATAATAAACTTTGGGGTTGGTCCCAGGAACTTTTTTACAATACAATTACACGACtaagtatatgaaatataatgGCTCCTCATGTACTCATGTTCCATTAAAGACCTACTTGGAAAGTATTTGCCATGGTATTCTAGTATTCAAGTTACATC from Tachypleus tridentatus isolate NWPU-2018 chromosome 1, ASM421037v1, whole genome shotgun sequence harbors:
- the LOC143246121 gene encoding uncharacterized protein LOC143246121, translated to MSSTECHHGDTQPDEPNSSMKRCCKSDENCASGHNKDTDGSCQSDEHCRRIESDDTNPCTCEHAQSHHYCDTENDEEAFLFEATHREIMPPEKTCEIYDKHADYYEKFIIKYEAENWFVIVTELMNFLKEKSGRILDVGAGTGATSKVLKQHGYNNIDALDGSEGMLKIAKTKNIYQNFIHLILKGGVRIPDVENDTYSAVVLHGVFCPNHCDSDVFPELIRIVKPGGYICWSVNIGEVRNEDKFNNDVENLSKEGKWKKVMEKVHDGHCGKEKITIMEVL